From the Roseibium salinum genome, one window contains:
- the phnC gene encoding phosphonate ABC transporter ATP-binding protein yields the protein MIQFQEVTKTFGSRTAVNRVSFNIGKPQMVGVIGRSGAGKSTLLRMINRLTPASSGKILFEDRDILRLTGGMMRRWQRDCAMVFQQFNLVPRLDVVTNVMLGRLNGHGTFKSLFNVFSADDVNAALAALDRLGISQEATKRAEELSGGQQQRVAIARALMQDPHMILADEPIASLDPMNAKIVMDALRQIHERDNKIVICNLHTLDTARSYCDRVIGMRDGFIVFDGSPEELTTAAARAIYGADESFNEAATSTAIDAGRSGAQESAGAMTPAAAAV from the coding sequence GTGATTCAGTTTCAGGAAGTGACCAAGACCTTCGGGTCTCGGACCGCGGTCAACAGGGTGAGTTTTAATATCGGCAAGCCGCAGATGGTGGGTGTTATCGGCCGCTCGGGCGCCGGCAAATCGACCCTGCTGCGCATGATCAACCGCCTGACTCCGGCAAGCTCCGGAAAGATCCTGTTCGAGGACCGGGACATCCTGCGGCTGACGGGCGGCATGATGCGCCGCTGGCAGCGCGACTGCGCCATGGTCTTCCAGCAGTTCAACCTGGTGCCGCGCCTCGACGTGGTGACCAACGTCATGCTCGGGCGGTTGAACGGCCACGGCACGTTCAAGAGCCTCTTCAACGTCTTCAGCGCCGACGATGTAAACGCCGCGCTCGCCGCGCTCGACCGCCTGGGCATTTCCCAGGAGGCAACCAAACGCGCGGAGGAGCTGTCCGGCGGCCAGCAGCAGCGCGTTGCCATCGCCCGCGCCCTGATGCAGGACCCTCACATGATCCTCGCCGACGAGCCGATCGCCTCGCTCGATCCGATGAACGCCAAGATCGTTATGGATGCCCTGCGCCAGATCCACGAGCGCGACAACAAGATCGTCATCTGCAACCTGCACACGCTCGATACGGCACGCAGTTATTGCGACCGGGTCATCGGCATGCGCGACGGGTTCATCGTGTTCGACGGCTCGCCTGAAGAGCTGACGACCGCCGCCGCGCGGGCGATCTACGGCGCGGATGAAAGCTTCAACGAGGCGGCGACGTCCACTGCCATCGATGCCGGAAGGTCCGGCGCCCAGGAATCCGCCGGTGCGATGACGCCGGCGGCGGCGGCGGTTTGA
- the phnD gene encoding phosphonate ABC transporter substrate-binding protein, whose product MKIVSRIAALAAVSTIALNASVAGAAEISEFRIGILGGENASDRLRAYECLEQKAADLLGVPVKLFAPADYNGVIEGLLGGNLDMAWLGASAYAKVYLTDPEAVDPVLVKVNVDGSYGYYSIGFARVDSEINSLDDMKGRVFGFGDPNSTSGYLIPSIEIPKDGYSMKPGEYFGDVKFTGGHEQTIVAVFNGDIDAGVTWADGLGEWEDGYNSGALRKASDAGLVDMTDIHEIWRSPVIPEGPIVLSRKLPEDVKIKMTALMASLNSMDPECAYGVAAGDTKGFMPITHDAYVSIVEARKAKSQ is encoded by the coding sequence ATGAAAATCGTTTCCAGAATTGCCGCTCTTGCTGCGGTCAGCACGATCGCCCTGAACGCTTCCGTTGCAGGTGCGGCGGAAATCAGCGAATTCCGCATCGGTATCCTCGGCGGCGAAAACGCTTCCGACCGGCTGCGCGCTTACGAATGCCTGGAACAGAAAGCCGCCGACCTGCTTGGCGTTCCGGTCAAATTGTTCGCTCCGGCCGACTATAACGGCGTTATCGAAGGTCTACTCGGCGGCAACCTCGACATGGCCTGGCTGGGCGCTTCCGCCTATGCAAAAGTCTACCTGACCGACCCGGAGGCCGTTGATCCGGTTCTCGTCAAGGTGAACGTCGATGGCAGCTACGGCTACTATTCCATCGGTTTTGCCCGCGTCGACAGCGAGATCAACTCCCTTGACGACATGAAGGGCAGGGTCTTCGGCTTCGGCGACCCGAACTCCACGTCCGGATACCTGATCCCGTCCATCGAGATCCCCAAGGACGGCTACTCGATGAAGCCGGGCGAGTATTTCGGTGACGTGAAGTTTACCGGCGGTCACGAGCAGACCATCGTTGCCGTGTTCAACGGCGACATCGACGCCGGCGTGACCTGGGCTGACGGTCTCGGCGAATGGGAAGACGGTTACAACTCCGGCGCCCTGCGCAAGGCTTCCGACGCCGGCCTGGTAGACATGACCGATATCCACGAAATCTGGCGTTCGCCGGTGATCCCGGAAGGTCCGATCGTTCTGTCCAGGAAACTGCCGGAAGACGTCAAGATAAAGATGACCGCCCTGATGGCGTCCTTGAATTCCATGGACCCGGAATGCGCCTATGGCGTGGCGGCCGGCGACACGAAGGGCTTCATGCCGATCACTCACGATGCGTATGTTTCGATCGTCGAAGCCCGCAAGGCGAAAAGCCAGTAA
- the phnE gene encoding phosphonate ABC transporter, permease protein PhnE encodes MTTHTLEPVVTPRLVWQNVRRRAWMTALLPLAVVAYLAYTWFAFDVSVLLAKAQPERAAILATDSVAHKVHVTKTFRRGELEVAIEGERTATYDADDVPDWVQLNGENAFVDLGDGYTIEIDGKTAYFDIPGYGLIKATATNDGVDTILPGGNVPEWVRVDPRKLDVRPQLDKRLQITKTKIEIHNYFAGWENFWFPFRSPLHGMSAGQFYALALSADRLDPDYANLWFIVHEFLDNPDWQHGAVFNALFETVMMAVLGTLTAAFFGLPLAFLAARNFTPSKLLRFGTRRLFDFLRGIDMLIWSLIFIRAFGLGPLTGALAIAFTDTGTLGKLFSEALENIDNRQVEGVRATGASQIQRYRFGVIPQILPVFVSQVLYYLESNTRSATVIGALGAGGIGLMLVETMKTSRDWENTSYIIILTILVVMLMDQISGWLRRKLIEGR; translated from the coding sequence ATGACCACGCACACCCTTGAACCGGTCGTGACCCCTCGGCTCGTCTGGCAGAATGTGCGCCGCAGGGCCTGGATGACGGCACTGCTCCCGCTCGCGGTCGTCGCCTACCTGGCCTATACCTGGTTTGCCTTCGACGTCTCGGTCCTGCTGGCGAAAGCCCAGCCCGAACGGGCGGCGATCCTTGCAACGGACAGTGTCGCCCACAAGGTTCACGTCACCAAGACCTTCCGCCGCGGCGAACTGGAAGTGGCCATCGAGGGCGAGCGGACGGCCACTTACGATGCTGATGACGTTCCTGACTGGGTGCAGCTGAACGGCGAAAACGCCTTTGTCGATCTCGGCGACGGATACACGATCGAAATTGACGGCAAGACGGCCTATTTCGACATCCCGGGCTACGGGCTGATCAAGGCAACGGCCACCAACGATGGCGTCGACACGATTCTGCCCGGTGGCAATGTTCCCGAATGGGTCAGGGTCGATCCGCGCAAACTCGATGTGCGCCCGCAACTCGACAAGCGCCTGCAGATCACCAAGACCAAGATCGAAATCCATAACTATTTCGCCGGGTGGGAGAATTTCTGGTTTCCGTTCAGGTCTCCGCTCCACGGCATGTCCGCGGGTCAGTTCTATGCGCTGGCGCTGAGTGCCGACCGGCTCGACCCGGACTACGCGAACCTGTGGTTCATCGTGCACGAATTCCTGGACAATCCGGACTGGCAGCATGGCGCGGTCTTCAATGCCCTGTTCGAGACGGTCATGATGGCGGTGCTCGGAACCCTGACGGCAGCTTTCTTCGGCCTGCCGCTGGCCTTTCTGGCGGCCCGGAACTTCACGCCGTCGAAACTGCTGCGCTTCGGTACACGCCGCTTGTTCGACTTCCTGCGCGGCATCGACATGCTGATCTGGTCGCTGATCTTCATCCGCGCCTTCGGCCTCGGCCCGCTCACCGGCGCGCTGGCAATTGCCTTCACCGATACGGGGACTCTTGGAAAGCTGTTTTCCGAGGCCTTGGAAAATATCGACAACAGACAGGTGGAGGGCGTGAGGGCGACCGGCGCCAGCCAGATCCAGCGATACCGCTTCGGCGTCATCCCGCAGATCCTGCCGGTCTTCGTTTCCCAGGTCCTCTACTATCTGGAATCCAACACCCGCTCCGCGACCGTGATCGGCGCGCTGGGGGCAGGGGGCATCGGTCTGATGCTCGTGGAAACGATGAAGACGTCGCGTGACTGGGAAAACACGAGCTACATCATCATTCTGACCATCCTCGTGGTGATGCTGATGGACCAGATCTCCGGCTGGCTGCGCAGAAAGCTGATCGAAGGCAGGTAG
- the phnE gene encoding phosphonate ABC transporter, permease protein PhnE, which yields MPVAALEQEILTLRKRRQLYSLIGLLLVVAVLVSGYSKSNEMNSGGFLQGLSKFFDYPGEIVAEAWAAGPAFFALVLTYVPAMLETLNIAMVATLLGGAVAVVLAMASTRNVDSWGPLIPVVRRMMDIMRAFPELIVALFLIFVLGSSPVPAMIAVAFHTAGALGKLFSEVNENIDRRPIEGLSACGASWLQRIRFAVLPQVAPNYLSYFLLRLEINVRASAILGFVGAGGIGQELRRTIGWGQGAGDDTAAIFVLLFLTIMVIDQLSSYLRGRLVGSGRAH from the coding sequence ATGCCCGTAGCTGCTCTCGAGCAGGAAATCCTGACACTGCGCAAACGCCGGCAGCTTTATTCCCTGATCGGTCTGCTGCTCGTCGTCGCGGTCCTGGTCTCCGGATATTCGAAATCCAACGAGATGAATTCCGGCGGCTTTCTGCAGGGCCTGTCCAAGTTCTTCGACTATCCCGGAGAAATCGTCGCGGAAGCCTGGGCGGCCGGGCCGGCGTTTTTCGCCCTCGTCCTGACTTACGTTCCGGCGATGCTGGAAACGCTCAACATCGCGATGGTCGCAACGCTTCTTGGCGGCGCGGTCGCCGTCGTCCTGGCGATGGCCTCGACGCGGAACGTGGACAGCTGGGGGCCGCTCATCCCGGTGGTCCGGCGCATGATGGACATCATGCGCGCCTTTCCCGAACTCATCGTCGCGCTCTTCCTGATCTTCGTGCTCGGATCGAGCCCCGTGCCGGCCATGATCGCGGTCGCCTTTCACACGGCGGGTGCGCTGGGAAAGCTCTTTTCGGAAGTGAACGAAAACATCGACCGCAGGCCGATCGAAGGACTTTCGGCCTGCGGCGCAAGCTGGCTGCAGCGCATCCGTTTTGCGGTCCTGCCGCAGGTTGCGCCGAACTATCTGAGCTATTTCCTGCTTCGTCTTGAAATCAACGTGCGCGCCTCGGCAATTCTCGGCTTTGTCGGAGCCGGCGGCATCGGCCAGGAGTTGCGCCGCACGATCGGCTGGGGTCAGGGCGCGGGCGACGACACCGCCGCGATCTTCGTTCTCCTGTTTCTCACCATCATGGTCATCGATCAGCTGTCGTCCTATCTGCGCGGCAGGCTGGTCGGCTCCGGCCGGGCACATTGA